The Citrus sinensis cultivar Valencia sweet orange chromosome 4, DVS_A1.0, whole genome shotgun sequence DNA segment cctatttgttttaaaacaaatcaccacaagaaagtatttgattaaagtcactttaatcaaatattttattatttattttaagtataaaattatgattctcaaaataagattttattttattttttgaaatactcaaaataagattttaaaaacTGTAAGATGGGGTGATTTTTCCAAATGTTCCGAACCGGGCCAATTATTCTAAACCCGAACCGGCCCGTCCCGATTCCAACCGCACAGCGTTTTGCAAAGAGGATTCTCGGAGGTCAAACGGCTCACTAGTGGCTGTATACAAGGGAGTGAGggagatagagagagaaagaccGAGTTTATTCGACTTGAGCATCAGCAAAATCATATGGCAATGAGATCCGCGCTGTGCCGACTTAAGGTGACTCGTTCGATGGAGTCAACTCGGGGAGCTACTCGTTACTTCAGCGACGACAAAGGCCGTGTCTTGAGCGAGGAGGAACGCGCTGCCGAGAACGTTTATATTCAGGTTAATTTATCACTAATCATTCGTTACGTTGACTTTCCCTTTAGCTCCTTCTGTGAAATTGTTGAAGAAGAGAAGTTATCAAATCATTTCTCTGCAATTTTATGGACTTcgatttgattaaatttattcatttatttatcattgCTATTATTAAGgggttaaagaaaaatttctagCGATAAAGAAGATGATTATAGCAAAAATAACGGAAAGATtgaatttggaaaaatgatttttgggCCCCAAGAACTTAAAATGCGAATAAAATAGTTGGAAGAGGTTTTTTGAAGAAAGCTTctacaataaattttgaaaaaggacCAAATTTATTAATGGATCAACAGCCCTTTTCTGCTTGTTATAATGGATTGGCTAAACTTGTTAAAGTCACATGGACATGAGAATAAGTAAGATGCCTATGCTTTTGCAGGCTAGTGGATAGACTAAGTTGATGCGTGAGATCACTTTCTTTGAGCTGAGTAGCTCCTGTTGTGGATTTgctttgatgattttgaatttcaattctCTGTCTGCAGAAAATGGAGAGGGAGAGGTTGGAGAAACAGAGGAAGAAAGCTGAGAAAGAAAAGCTgcagaaagagaaagaaggtGCTGAGAAGGTATGTACCTTTCTTTTCACTTCCAATGCATTGCCATGTGATCTTGTTATTAAAGTAGTATGTATAGTTATGATCGGTTGAATGTGAAAATGTATAGTTATGATTGGTTGAACGAGTAAGGAAGTAAATTTAGACAGCCTTATGGCATTTTAATCATCTGAACAGTCCTCTTGTGACTTTAAAACTTCTGCTGCCATGGTCGCAAAGATTTTGGGGCTTAATTGCTAGGTGGAATCTATTCAGTTCTGCTACGAGGTCTCATTCATTTCTAAGATTTCTATTCGAAGTGGCATCAAGCATTGTACATAATTTACTCTTATCTGTTTTAACATCTGTGGGAGGTCATTGGTTTGGATACACAACCTAATACTAAAAGCATGGGATTATGCTAGCTGTGAAGTTGGTGGTTCAATATATAGCATTTAATGGAATAGGGAATGCTTAATACTCAGTCCCTTACACATAGTCTTATActattttctgttgttttcCTTTCGATTCTGTGGAGATTTCAGTTGTTGTTTACatagatattttttctttttgcagaaAACTGAAGAGCCACATAAGGGTTGAATTTGACTTGTGCAATGTCATGACACTTGGCTGTATAATGatgataaataaatgtatGGCTTCTAGTGAGATAGTCTTTGTATAGAATGGTGGTCCGTGGTTTTCTCATGAGAAGTCATAGACATGGCCGTTGGTTTCTTGTGTGCAGTTCTGAAAACTTTTAAGGAGTTGTTTTCCGAACTTTATAATGTTCTTCATGAATATTTTATCTCTGCTTTTGTGGGTGTCATGACGTTTTTACTGTTGCCAATGTAGTTATGCAACTGGTTTATGATTTTCTTGCAAGAAATTGGTtgaaatttcagattttgatttttattcccCAATAAGTAGGATCTCTATGCCATCtccttttatattttggtatAATTCTGTATCTTCTACCCTCTGCCGGAGCATTATAAATAGAATTGCTATTTTTGCTCCGAGACAAAGTCTAACTTCTTCTCCTATTTAACTATTCATCTTTTGGTCTGTTGTTTGGCAATTTACATGTTGTAAAAGACAGAAGAGATCACTGTGGTGCCATACCTATTTCAGAATTACAAATCTTTTTACCTGTCACCCAATTGGTTTTGTTGGTGCCCGCAAATGCCATGTCCTTTGCTTTACTTATAAACTCATTTTGTCATTGCTTTCCTTTGGATGAAGGGATTAGGAAGAACAAATTAAAGGGTGACGAaagcaaattattattattgtttatattaactgcattttaattctattttcaAGAGATACCGTAGTTGGTGCTTCTTTTAAGTGGAGTAAGCGGTTTAGCAATCATCACTTTGTTAGTTTTGGATGAGgattatgtttaatttgtgTTTGTGCATAGATAGGATCTAGGTAGAGGATAAGTGGGTTAAGTTCTTTTAAGAAGTCCTTTATTTGCACAGTATGATGAATAACAGCAATCACTGCTACTTTATTACAAACATAATCTGTAAAAACAATATCTAGATGTTGACGAAATGAATACAGCTGAGAATATCATCCCTTGGAAACTAGGAAATGCAGCACTAATGAGAAGTGATGCATGCTAGTGAAGTTCTTACTAGAATTAATCTATGCCTTCGCTGCCAAACCTGCCTTGATCTTCTGAATTGTAGTGACATCAGTTTTAAAAGCTTTGGCAAGTATGTTTTCATCAATGCCAGTAGCAAAAACAGTTGTAGGAACAGACACGGTTCCTGCACTAGCACTACCAAAGGCAGAAATGGCAGCTGCAGGTTGATTGGCTTTGGAATTGTATTGGTAATGCACCAATCCTTTCGGGAATACAAACATGTCCCCAATCTGCAGAGTTTGTGTGTAGAGTTTATTTGTTGTGTCAATGAATCCAACCTCGAGAATTCCACTGACAACAAAAAGGAGTTCGGCTGAACGTGGGTGAGTATGAGGAGGGTTGATTGCTCCGGCAGGGAATTGAAGGATGGCGGTTGAAACGCTCTGCCCATTGAGAGCTGGAAACTCTGCCATGCTGGCTTTTGATACTCTAAAGATTGGTGGGTCGTCTCCTTCAATTATGCTGCGCATTCCAGTGAAGGTGAAGAAATTCCCATCAATGGCGTCGTTTGAAGAATTGGCAGGGATTACAAAGTCTGTGAGGATGTCCGGATCACTTGCTGTGACGACTGTAATTATCAGGAGGAAAATGAGGGACTTGAAGATGTTTGTTGAGGCCATGGTTAGTAACAGAGGAGTGTTAAGAACTTGAATTTGGAAAGAGTTTTGCAAAAACAAATTGACAAGGCCAAGTAATTTATAGGGCAGTGTTGTTGaactttgtttatttaagCCGGCAGTGGCTGTAATTGATTAGAAGGACTACTACACAGCTAATAACATATTGAAGACAAATATTGAGAGCTTATTTGTTGGTCCTTTCAACCAAATCATTGTTTCTGCCGTATTGTTTAACAGCATAAAAGCACACAATGTTACACTGAGCAATTTCATTGTACTCATAAATTTGTGtacaaaattaacatttttgcTCGTCCTTATACCACCATTTATGTGGCAGAATTGTAACATTAACAAAtagagttttatttttattttattgttcttGTGGTAAGATGTTTGATACACAAGGTTAAGAAGAGAGTTGATTTACTGTTTATACGTAATTAATACATTTATCTATTTCAAAAagtataaatcaaaattttaaatatgacATTAACAAATTGTTAATcacaaatttatttgttattctttttttggggaaaCTCAATGACATAGGCaggatttaaatttgaaataaaatatatggcCGTTACATTAATTCTAACTCATTAATTAGGAGTCTGATTAAAACACAATCACTTGATATAATCGTCCAAATTTgttaagttaaataaatttttgtaatccacactctttttctaaaacaagTTAGATAATTGAGATGGGATGAACCTTGTAGCGTTGGACTTAGGTTCAGTTTAGCTTTGGCAAAAAACTTGGGCCAATTCAGGTTAGCTCCGCGAGCTTAGGTCTCGTCCTTCAAGCCTATAAggatttaagaaaaaaagtcCGAACTCAGCCCAatcttttttttgaaatataaatttacaaatcaaaatgataaattaaaatctaaaaaatattagaaaagaaaactttaattcataattcataaatcaataacgactcaaaaaatttaaaattataatattaaacccTTTCTTaaccttaattaattaaatgagtaACTGAATTAGagaattcaataataaaaactttaaatctGTAAACTATTAtttgcttcattttttatttattattttattttgaaacagTCTCTTTTTTTAACTCGATGATCATTATCTCATATTGCAAgattacaataatttataaaaaattaaaaaactatgtGGAAGCCCAATCCCACCATTACATTTTCTCTAACATGGGCTTGGGTCCTAGGCTTGGAAAAGCCTGCCCAttccattaatttaccatGTCTGCAAAGGACAGAAAGACTAATACAAGAGCGGTGATATTTAAACTCACAATTTATCTCAATAGTCCTCACTTCTAAATTAtctctatttattttcaaaactacccttattttcaaaagagaaattatctgccatatacccttaattttaaatgacaCAGGTATCAAACTTGTTACAACACTTTTCACGTATATCACTCGTATAttctaagttgacaaaatactTCTACCGTCCACCAATCCGTTAACTACCGTTTGCAAGCGTTGATATCATAAGGGTAATCTAGTCTTTTAAGATAGAAGaaactttgattaaaaaaacgACATGCCATCTTATTTACCTAGCAAACAATGACATGTCATCTTATTTACATAGTAAAAcatgacatgtcatatgatatatattgataaaactgacatgtcatcccatttatcggataattgttaataattgctaaaaaaaagCTACTTTACAAAAATCCAAGCTAGTACATCTCGAGGTCACGAAGAAGCTTTCACctaggggtgttcagaatccaatccGATCCGCTCAATCTGTACCCGATCCATAAAAATCTAATctgtggattggattggattgaaaatttaaaaatccgcagTAGGTGGATTGGATATAGATTTACTTCTATAAATCCTCCGCGAATccgtaaaaaaataaaaagaatatatatttctttaattaaaaaataaaacttgtaaatgtgccgttactatttattaataaataaataagttaaaatatagttacattaacaCTATCCATATCTTAtctgataataatatataataaacatgtttaaataattgaataattaaataaacaaatatagctttctaaaaagtttattttagttaatttttataattttagttaattttcatgaattgatttaaacaaatgatattttttcttttcactgtGTTATATTATGAGactttgaatgtattattctATCTTTCTTTAaacacttaatttatttaaatattatttaattttgaatttgatcggtaataaaattacttttatataagatttttttatttaattagttccaGCATGaatagaattgaaaatttttaatctacaAACCAATCCgtaaaatggtggattggatttggattgaatttgcCAATCTGTAGATtgaatagaattaaaaatttacaatctataaaatcatgaattggatatggattgatgtccaatcTGTAAAATCTGATCCGCGAATATTCCTAGTTTCACCTTGGAGTGTACTTTAGAAGAACAACTCTTCCGTGTTCAGTCTTCTCCTCTTCTTGTTGCTCACTCTCGTGTTATGTTGGCCTCCTAACACAATGGATGGCAATGACCAAGGcccaattgaaaataattgaggGCTCGAAGTtgttgaaatgaaaattaaaatttcagcTAATGTGTTCtctaaattaatgattttcgGTTGGGCATCTAAATTAacaattgttgttgttgatggaCGATTTTCGGTTGGGCATCTAAATTAacaattgttgttgttgatggaCGATTTTCAGTTGGGCCTCGATCGCGCCCAACCATTAACTTTTATTCTCTCTAGGGAACATGTTAGTGGGTTTATCCCACCTCAAGTGAGGGTCCTTACCCTTAGTTAGGCTTGAATTCTAGACTTTGGAGTCTATATAGTTGTAGGTGCTGTCCATACACCATAGCTACCATCAATTCAAGTGAAAATTATGTGCTTACAATCACGAATGATCTTCTATTACGTAAAAATTGACTTGACGGTGATGTCATTACTATGATAATTATTACCAATCATTGAGtgataaagaaaaatacaacattatttaattttagatttttctattttacatgcatgtaagatatatCCCTCTCACATAAATAGTGCGTGGGCCCCACACATACACTGTTCATGTGAGGGGAATGTATCTTACATATATGTAAGATAGGGATTGCCTTAACTTtaagatataaaaattatatctaattaaattaaagaaaaaaaaaagaaaaacgtTGTATCTAAACTCTGTACGCGTagacaaatataaattttttggtcCACCTATTGAGGTGACAAGTCTGTGGTACAAGTGAAGATGTTAACAACAATTGCTCGCAATCACAGTCCtaaagttaaaatattgtagTAAGATAGACAACGAGATTCGGTGAAGTACCATTTCTAGGGTTTCCATTCCTACAAATTTAACAGCATTCTGATCTTTCATAATCTATTGcaagatttttcttctttcaaatTATCCATTTCTGCCTTCTATTTTATCCAAACACAAACTTGAATAATGATGATCTAATTAAGGATTCTTACAGTCTTATTCATAGTATGTTTCAACTTATTTTAAAGTTCTATTGaatcatcataattttagtATGAATCCGAGGTTTCAAATCATTTATGGgttattaataagaatttcttttatcagtaattaataaaaaaagtaaagctCCATGATTACGTatatctgaaatttaaaaaaaaaaagaagaaaaagaaaacttgtTTATTCATAAtccaataacaataataattcaaaccGTTAAGTTAACATGTGACTAATAACAAAGGATTCCTGTTATGATGGTCATGGTCACGCATGCGCCACTattatgggaaaaaaaaatatgtagaGGCTGGGAAGTTCCTAGCCCACGAGCCCAAAGAAAACATTGAGGAAAAATGAAGGGCGAATTTAACTTACCAATTTAGGTTCGtattattataagttttatattgTAACTTAATAAGTTTATGGTTTCTCCATTATAACTCTAGTGACCCTCTTAATAttactgttttaattttatggagTTCTTTTTTAATGAGGATATCTtcactttgttaaaatgaGTATAccattaaaatacaaaaaaaattgagattttaatacattcacacttaatttttaaagaactaTTCTAATTATATGTTCTATTCTACATGCCTCATGCTTATTTCTAAAATCATGATAACATAAAACATACATTCGTGAAATATACATAACGGTTCAGGCCTCCACAATCAATACCTCCATGCCTCTCATCCACAAGTCCATAACAAAAACGTAACATGTATGTTTTGGATTTGGGTAGACCGaactaaaacaataaaatagtTAACAAGGGATATATGGGAGGTTGCCTTGGTATGTTTGAGGTGTTCTCTCACAAGATGGAGGAAGTTAACTTCGCGGATTGAGATTCTGTTGAAAAGGTGGAGAAGACAGGATGAAGATGAGATAAAGCCCATCGAACTTGAGCTGTTTGAGTCCTACAAAACAAAGACAAAGGTGACATTAGAGGTGGAGCCGACGGTAGCCGGTGACTACACTTCGACGCTCAAGTTAGATTTTAAGTGATAAGTGGCGACTTGGCAAGAGAAAGTGCTCTAAGGAAAAAGATGAACGTGTAGTTCTTTTTGGATCATTAGAAGTTGGTTACCGTTTGGGAGAAATCCTTGAGCTTTTGTGGAATGTGTTTGAggattgtttttataattttgggACATGTGGCGCACAATTAATGATATCCTCCCTCAAGTGAGGATATTTGTGTAATTTGTCTTGTGATCCCAAAATGGTGGCATTCATAGGCTTGGGAGGCAAGGAAACCTCCACCCACCCTTTTGCCTCCTATGTTGTGCATGTGGCAGCCCTTCCAACTTAAGATCCTGCTAATTTTTTAGGCACTTCAGATGGTAGCTGATGTAGCATTCTTCCATTGCCCGACCAAGgatcttcatttttattatctcCTCATTCTTAGTCAAAAGTgggtatttttaatttctcacaTGATGGCATGCAATATTCATGTGCGGGCTCCAACCACTAAAATTTGACTTTTGATAATGCCCTTTAATATTGTGTATTTTACCAAAAttgccttttttttcaaagaacttATCTCCCAATTTCCTGTGAGCTATCCTAATGTTCTATTCAAACGATGTAACTTTTCTCGATTGACCCCTTTTACCACCTATCACTGAGTTATTAGTCCACATTTGCACCTAAAATTTCCCGAAACACTCATATATATTTCTCATACATATCTAAATATAAACCaatctataaaaaatatacatatttatatgtaaatatcTCTGTACATAAAGAGGAAGGATTAGTGGCCCCTTAAAAgcacaaaaaattttatattatttttgaacCTTTGGATGAATATAATCTATCAAAGGTTTAGGATTACCCTCacaattacttttatttaattctttgttaaataatttatatgatttctCTCTCCTCActtgtttcttttctctctctctctctctctctatatacaTGCATGCATCTTAAGTACTAAATTCTCCATCGGATTTTCAATCTTCTCTGCTTTTATTTTtcgtttttcctttttgtttcaattccttgtcctctttttatttgttattctCTCTGTACTTGATCTGAATATCTCCCTTTAACTCtcaaagataataaaaaaaaaatgaaggataaGCATAATATATAATCAGACACTGTTGAAAGAAACAATTCAACCAAAAGTCCTGTCAAAGTTGTACTCTGCGTCGCATAGATTTATATCAAAGTtgtatttttacttttaaactatgtgctctttcaaaacactgaatcagaataattatttttagaagcttcatattcttttcattattCTGCTTTGAAGATTTATATTCTctcatgaagaacagaaataCTGCCGCCGGCCTCCACCCCTCCTTCTAGACATAatcttgaatttttaattatttgaaatcaattttttgaaaaatttaatcacaaaattatattgaGTCAGAAAGTATACGTTTCCAGAAGGGAGAATTGAAAGAAGAAGATAGGTGGTGATTGATGAAGAAGTAAGTTTAAGGGTTAACGGgaggagaaattttagaattcctctcgtgtattttaaaatttctttaacgGAAGGGATGTTTTAGACGAAATAGAAGGAGAAAATAGTTGAAAAGGGAGGACAGAGgagtggaaaaagaaaatgcatagAGAAGATTGAAAAAACTCGATGAAtgctctctttttttattttttttttagtgcgTAAGTAATACTTAATTAGgacataattaattagaaaagaaattcatgCATATCGAGAAAAAAAGAGACAAGTGAGAGGAGACAGAACTTATATAAactattgataaaaaaattaaataaatcattcatGAGGTTAGGAGTAATGAAACACAGATATTTAGGAATCCAATAAGTCGTTAACTCCATCTAATCTTACCCCTTGATAGATTTATTCATCCGAAAGTTCAAAAACAATgtaaaatttgtataaaaagaGGCCATATATTTAGAGAAGGTAAATGGGTCGGACAATGCGTGTTCATACAGCACGGCACGACACGGTATGAGTATGTTTTGGTGGGGTATGCGGCACAACGTGGCACATATGTGGGCTGGGTCAAGCTTAGAATTTTAGGTACGCGGGCCTTGAAAGCACGGCAAGATTAGATATTGACTAAAGCACCGCAAATGAAAATACCCGTAATAAGCACGTTTcactttttaatgaaagtaaacttaaaattttataattttataaataacttaaaatttaatcttttaatatattttattagtgcaagttttttaaattcatttaattc contains these protein-coding regions:
- the LOC102609415 gene encoding putative germin-like protein 9-2; the protein is MASTNIFKSLIFLLIITVVTASDPDILTDFVIPANSSNDAIDGNFFTFTGMRSIIEGDDPPIFRVSKASMAEFPALNGQSVSTAILQFPAGAINPPHTHPRSAELLFVVSGILEVGFIDTTNKLYTQTLQIGDMFVFPKGLVHYQYNSKANQPAAAISAFGSASAGTVSVPTTVFATGIDENILAKAFKTDVTTIQKIKAGLAAKA
- the LOC102609120 gene encoding uncharacterized protein At2g27730, mitochondrial; this encodes MAMRSALCRLKVTRSMESTRGATRYFSDDKGRVLSEEERAAENVYIQKMERERLEKQRKKAEKEKLQKEKEGAEKKTEEPHKG